One genomic segment of bacterium includes these proteins:
- a CDS encoding BrnA antitoxin family protein: MKNITKKNIPEFKTEEEEREFWADKDSAEYIDWSKSKTITLPKLKPTLRTISIRFPEIIIEELKFLANKKDVPYQSLLKIFVAERIDEELHK, from the coding sequence ATGAAAAATATAACTAAAAAAAATATTCCTGAATTTAAAACTGAGGAAGAAGAAAGAGAGTTTTGGGCCGATAAAGATTCTGCAGAATATATTGATTGGTCAAAATCTAAAACTATTACTTTGCCAAAATTAAAACCGACTCTAAGGACTATTTCAATCAGATTCCCCGAGATAATTATTGAAGAATTAAAATTTCTCGCTAATAAAAAGGATGTACCTTACCAATCTCTGCTGAAAATATTTGTAGCAGAAAGAATAGATGAAGAGCTTCATAAATAA